In one Desulfobacterales bacterium genomic region, the following are encoded:
- the cobT gene encoding nicotinate-nucleotide--dimethylbenzimidazole phosphoribosyltransferase produces MLKFDIKPVSTEIIPKLQHKIDNKTKPIGALGELEKIVLQIGQIQNTTSPKLTNPTIIVFAGDHGIAKEGVSPYPQEVTYQMVLNFLNGGAAINVFCRQNGINLKVVDAGVSMDFNNNENIINAKMGKGTRNYLYEPAMELQQCVQAILKGAKIVKNEFNNGCNIIGFGEMGIGNTSSAAILMSLLCDIPIEKCVGRGTGLDDKGLEKKKAILVQAINNRLCDKSAISALYTFGGFEIAMMCGAMLQAAELGMIILVDGFIATSAFITAFNINKTIMDYAIFCHESDEQGHRLMLQYLNATPLISLKMRLGEGTGAAVVYPIIKSAVNFINEMASFESAGVSNKNSE; encoded by the coding sequence ATGTTAAAATTTGATATTAAACCTGTATCAACTGAAATTATTCCAAAACTTCAACATAAAATTGATAACAAAACAAAGCCTATTGGAGCGTTAGGAGAATTAGAAAAAATTGTTTTACAAATAGGCCAAATCCAAAATACTACTTCTCCTAAGCTTACAAATCCAACTATAATAGTATTTGCAGGAGATCATGGAATCGCAAAAGAAGGCGTTAGCCCTTATCCTCAAGAAGTAACATATCAAATGGTTTTAAACTTTTTAAACGGAGGGGCAGCCATTAATGTTTTTTGCAGGCAGAATGGAATTAACCTTAAAGTTGTTGATGCTGGCGTTTCTATGGATTTTAATAATAATGAAAATATTATCAATGCAAAAATGGGTAAAGGCACAAGAAATTATCTTTACGAACCAGCGATGGAATTACAACAATGCGTTCAGGCTATTTTAAAAGGAGCTAAAATAGTAAAAAATGAATTCAATAATGGGTGTAATATTATAGGTTTTGGAGAAATGGGCATAGGTAATACTTCATCTGCCGCTATATTAATGAGTCTTTTATGTGATATTCCAATCGAAAAATGCGTTGGAAGAGGAACGGGTCTTGATGACAAAGGCTTAGAAAAGAAAAAAGCTATTCTCGTTCAAGCCATAAACAATAGACTATGTGATAAATCCGCTATTTCTGCTTTATATACATTTGGAGGTTTTGAAATTGCGATGATGTGCGGTGCTATGCTTCAAGCTGCTGAACTCGGAATGATAATTTTAGTTGATGGATTTATTGCAACTTCCGCTTTTATAACCGCATTTAATATAAATAAAACTATAATGGATTATGCAATTTTTTGCCACGAATCAGACGAACAAGGTCATAGATTAATGCTTCAATATTTAAATGCAACTCCTTTAATATCTTTAAAAATGAGACTTGGAGAAGGAACAGGAGCGGCTGTTGTTTATCCTATAATTAAGTCAGCAGTAAATTTTATTAATGAAATGGCTTCTTTTGAATCTGCTGGCGTAAGTAATAAAAATAGTGAATAA
- the cobS gene encoding adenosylcobinamide-GDP ribazoletransferase produces MNLNKEFQIFLNAVSFLTRIPIFKFSGYSEENFNNSKKYFPAVGIIVGLISASIFFVANLIFSFNIAVAMSMAATIIITGAFHEDGFADVCDGLFGSFTKKKVLEIMKDSRIGSFAGCGLILILMIKFLSLSEIEIKMIPFVMIAGHSISRFVPLLLMFLYDYVQIESVSKIKDITQKVKIYDLIFAGCWAILPCFLYFFLFHDFKFFLVIIPSVITALLMGMYFKKRIGGYTGDCLGAVQQVSEVIFYIFIGGKLWIYI; encoded by the coding sequence ATGAACTTAAATAAAGAATTTCAAATATTTTTAAATGCTGTATCTTTTTTAACCCGCATACCTATATTTAAATTCAGCGGATATTCCGAAGAAAATTTTAATAACTCAAAAAAATATTTTCCAGCCGTAGGAATTATTGTAGGTTTAATATCAGCATCTATATTTTTTGTCGCTAATCTTATCTTTTCTTTTAATATTGCAGTAGCCATGAGTATGGCTGCAACAATAATTATAACTGGAGCTTTTCACGAAGACGGTTTTGCTGATGTGTGTGATGGGCTTTTTGGAAGTTTTACAAAAAAAAAAGTACTTGAAATAATGAAGGATTCAAGAATAGGAAGCTTTGCTGGATGCGGACTTATATTGATTTTAATGATAAAATTTCTAAGTCTTTCTGAAATTGAAATAAAAATGATTCCTTTTGTAATGATAGCGGGACATAGTATAAGTAGATTTGTACCATTGCTATTGATGTTTTTGTATGATTATGTTCAAATTGAATCTGTGAGTAAAATCAAAGATATTACTCAAAAAGTAAAAATTTATGATCTTATATTTGCTGGTTGTTGGGCTATTTTACCATGTTTTTTATATTTTTTTCTTTTTCATGACTTTAAATTTTTTTTAGTAATTATACCTTCAGTAATTACAGCCTTACTCATGGGGATGTATTTTAAAAAACGGATAGGCGGCTATACCGGTGATTGTCTTGGGGCTGTCCAGCAGGTATCAGAAGTTATATTTTATATCTTCATCGGAGGAAAATTATGGATATATATTTAA
- the cobC gene encoding alpha-ribazole phosphatase has product MDIYLIRHTEPDVKKSTCYGQSDVGILASFTNEAESVKKKFEISEDAVFYSSPLTRCKLLAESLCPKEKIKFDNRIMEINFGDWELKAWDDFNEEIFAKWSDNIVDYKIPGGESFRDLYERSIVFLNEIFETNHPQVAIVTHAGVIRACIVYILGMPLENLFRIHLDFGSISKLNIEDKKIKIIYVNK; this is encoded by the coding sequence ATGGATATATATTTAATACGCCATACTGAACCGGATGTTAAAAAAAGTACTTGTTATGGCCAATCAGATGTTGGGATATTAGCTTCTTTTACAAATGAGGCTGAATCAGTTAAAAAAAAGTTTGAAATCAGCGAAGATGCTGTATTTTATTCAAGCCCTCTCACTCGCTGTAAATTACTTGCTGAGTCTTTGTGCCCAAAAGAAAAAATTAAATTTGATAATCGCATAATGGAAATTAATTTTGGAGATTGGGAGTTAAAGGCTTGGGATGATTTCAATGAAGAAATTTTTGCAAAATGGTCGGATAATATTGTTGATTATAAGATACCTGGAGGGGAATCGTTCAGGGATTTATATGAAAGAAGCATTGTTTTTTTAAATGAAATTTTTGAAACAAATCATCCACAAGTAGCGATTGTTACCCATGCTGGAGTTATAAGAGCGTGCATAGTGTACATATTAGGGATGCCCCTTGAAAATCTTTTTAGAATTCACCTTGATTTTGGAAGCATATCTAAGTTAAATATCGAAGATAAAAAAATAAAGATTATATATGTAAACAAATAA